In Hydractinia symbiolongicarpus strain clone_291-10 chromosome 4, HSymV2.1, whole genome shotgun sequence, the following proteins share a genomic window:
- the LOC130641571 gene encoding uncharacterized protein LOC130641571 isoform X1: MSEKRTKGNKVELKTFESWGKSDILGWKTEEKDGKVLVNYVWCKVCASLDNNMKHFHQKKHLKRLEKLQKIRKEKTKKNNGTANLEQEKTNEIVIVEDQHDVDKTTASAAPALDYKEGLKKKKRKIKDDAEISKKEGEFKKAKSDETEENIEDDVQGKKTDDLKENTLEELPQAESSLLPTKEFKSLEALVCEKTLKGIADMGFTHMTEIQYKTVMPLLDGRDILGAAKTGSGKTLAFLIPAVELLYKLNFMPRNGTGIIIISPTRELSLQTFGVVRDLLQHHQQTFGIVMGGANRKQEAERLQRGVNLIVATPGRLLDHLQNTNGFVFKNLQCLIIDEADRILEIGFEEEMKQIIRILPKKRQTMLFSATQTRKVEDLARLSLKKAPLYVGVDDDKDASTVEGLEQGYIVVPADKRFLLLFTFLKKNRKKKVMVFFSSCNSVKYHAELLNYIDISVMDIHGRQKQQKRTSTFFEFCTADSGILLCTDVAARGLDIPEVDWIVQFDPPDDPKEYIHRVGRTARGSQGRGHALLFLLPEELGFLRYLKHAKVPLNEYDFAKAKISNIQLQLEKLIQKNYFLNKSAKDGYRSYLQAYASHQHRNIFNVDTLDLQKVGKSFGFTVPPGVNLNVNSSKGDKMKKRNGALVYGGGGSHGYQRKNTGKPFHKKQNAGRRNFTR, encoded by the exons atgtctgaAAAAAGAACGAAAGGAAATAAAGTTgaattaaaaacttttgaaagttGGGGTAAATCAGATATTCTTGGTTGGAAGACAGAGGAAAAAGATGGAAAGGTGTTGGTGAACTATGTTTGGTGTAAAGTTTGTGCAAG TTTAGATAATAACATGAAACACTTTCACCAAAAGAAACACTTGAAAAGGCttgaaaaacttcaaaaaattcGCAAGGAGAAAACGAAAAAGAATAATGGAACAGCAAACTTAGAACAGGAGAAGACAAATGAAATTGTTATTGTGGAAGATCAACATGATGTGGACAAAACTACTGCTAGTGCTGCTCCAG CTTTAGATTATAAGGAaggattgaaaaagaaaaaaagaaagataaaagATGATGCTGAAATTAGTAAGAAAGAAGGAG aatttaaaaaagcaaaatctgATGAAACAGAAGAGAATATTGAAGATGATGTGCAGGGAAAAAAAACAGATGACTTGAAAGAGAATACGTTGGAAGAGCTTCCCCAAGCAG AATCTAGCTTGCTGCCAACAAAAGAATTCAAGTCACTTGAGGCATTAGTTTGTGAGAAGACTTTAAAGGGAATTGCTGACATGGGGTTCACCCATATGACAGAAATCCAGTACAAAACTGTAATGCCATTATTGGATGGAAG AGATATACTTGGTGCTGCCAAGACTGGATCTGGAAAAACATTAGCCTTCCTCATACCAGCTGTTGAATTACTGTACAAACTCAATTTTATGCCAAGAAATG GAACTGGTATCATTATTATATCACCAACACGTGAATTATCATTGCAAACTTTTGGTGTCGTACGAGACTTGCTACAACACCACCAACAAACATTTGGAATTGTCATGGGAGGTGCAAACAGAAAACAAGAAGCAGAGCGTCTTCAGCGTGGAGTCAATCTGATCGTTGCCACACCTGGCCGTCTTTTAGATCACTTACAA AATACAAATGGGtttgtgtttaaaaatttgCAATGTTTGATCATCGATGAAGCTGATCGAATTCTTGAGATTGGTTTTGAAGAAGAAATGAAGCAAATTATCAGAATCTTACCCA aaaaaCGGCAAACGATGCTTTTCTCGGCTACCCAAACCAGAAAAGTAGAAGACTTGGCTCGATTATCTCTTAAAAAAGCTCCACTTTACGTTGGTGTAGACGATGACAAAGATGCTTCCACTGTGGAAGGATTGGAACAG GGTTACATCGTGGTACCAGCAGATAAaagatttttgttgttattcacATTCTTGaagaaaaacagaaagaagaaagtcATGGTTTTCTTCTCTTCGTGCAATTCTGTAAAATATCATGCGGAACTTTTAAACTATATTGATATTTCGGTCATGGATATACAC gGAAGGCAGAAGCAACAAAAACGAACGAGTACATTCTTTGAATTTTGTACTGCAGACAGTGGTATCTTGTTGTGTACAGATGTTGCAGCTCGTGGCCTTGATATTCCAGAAGTAGATTGGATAGTACAGTTTGATCCCCCAGATGATCCAAAG GAGTATATTCATCGCGTTGGTCGAACTGCTCGCGGGTCGCAAGGTCGTGGACATGCTCTACTCTTTTTACTGCCCGAGGAACTTGGATTTTTACGTTATTTGAAACATGCAAAG GTTCCTTTAAACGAATACGACTTCGCAAAAGCAAAGATATCTAATATACAGTTACAA CTGGAGAAGTTGATTCAGAAGAATTATTTTCTCAACAAATCTGCAAAAGATGGCTACCGTTCGTATTTACAAGCCTACGCATCACATCAACATCGAAATATATTTAACGTGGACACGTTAGACCTTCAAAAAGTAGGAAAATCTTTTGGGTTTACTGTGCCACCTGGTGTGAATTTAA ATGTGAACTCTAGCAAAGGTGACAAAATGAAGAAACGAAACGGTGCTCTTGTATACGGTGGCGGTGGTAGCCATGGTTACCAGCGCAAAAACACCGGAAAACCATTTCATAAAAAACAGAACGCTGGTCGAAGAAATTTCACTAGGTGA
- the LOC130641571 gene encoding uncharacterized protein LOC130641571 isoform X4, whose protein sequence is MSEKRTKGNKVELKTFESWGKSDILGWKTEEKDGKVLVNYVWCKVCASLDNNMKHFHQKKHLKRLEKLQKIRKEKTKKNNGTANLEQEKTNEIVIVEDQHDVDKTTASAAPEFKKAKSDETEENIEDDVQGKKTDDLKENTLEELPQAESSLLPTKEFKSLEALVCEKTLKGIADMGFTHMTEIQYKTVMPLLDGRDILGAAKTGSGKTLAFLIPAVELLYKLNFMPRNGTGIIIISPTRELSLQTFGVVRDLLQHHQQTFGIVMGGANRKQEAERLQRGVNLIVATPGRLLDHLQNTNGFVFKNLQCLIIDEADRILEIGFEEEMKQIIRILPKKRQTMLFSATQTRKVEDLARLSLKKAPLYVGVDDDKDASTVEGLEQGYIVVPADKRFLLLFTFLKKNRKKKVMVFFSSCNSVKYHAELLNYIDISVMDIHGRQKQQKRTSTFFEFCTADSGILLCTDVAARGLDIPEVDWIVQFDPPDDPKEYIHRVGRTARGSQGRGHALLFLLPEELGFLRYLKHAKVPLNEYDFAKAKISNIQLQLEKLIQKNYFLNKSAKDGYRSYLQAYASHQHRNIFNVDTLDLQKVGKSFGFTVPPGVNLNVNSSKGDKMKKRNGALVYGGGGSHGYQRKNTGKPFHKKQNAGRRNFTR, encoded by the exons atgtctgaAAAAAGAACGAAAGGAAATAAAGTTgaattaaaaacttttgaaagttGGGGTAAATCAGATATTCTTGGTTGGAAGACAGAGGAAAAAGATGGAAAGGTGTTGGTGAACTATGTTTGGTGTAAAGTTTGTGCAAG TTTAGATAATAACATGAAACACTTTCACCAAAAGAAACACTTGAAAAGGCttgaaaaacttcaaaaaattcGCAAGGAGAAAACGAAAAAGAATAATGGAACAGCAAACTTAGAACAGGAGAAGACAAATGAAATTGTTATTGTGGAAGATCAACATGATGTGGACAAAACTACTGCTAGTGCTGCTCCAG aatttaaaaaagcaaaatctgATGAAACAGAAGAGAATATTGAAGATGATGTGCAGGGAAAAAAAACAGATGACTTGAAAGAGAATACGTTGGAAGAGCTTCCCCAAGCAG AATCTAGCTTGCTGCCAACAAAAGAATTCAAGTCACTTGAGGCATTAGTTTGTGAGAAGACTTTAAAGGGAATTGCTGACATGGGGTTCACCCATATGACAGAAATCCAGTACAAAACTGTAATGCCATTATTGGATGGAAG AGATATACTTGGTGCTGCCAAGACTGGATCTGGAAAAACATTAGCCTTCCTCATACCAGCTGTTGAATTACTGTACAAACTCAATTTTATGCCAAGAAATG GAACTGGTATCATTATTATATCACCAACACGTGAATTATCATTGCAAACTTTTGGTGTCGTACGAGACTTGCTACAACACCACCAACAAACATTTGGAATTGTCATGGGAGGTGCAAACAGAAAACAAGAAGCAGAGCGTCTTCAGCGTGGAGTCAATCTGATCGTTGCCACACCTGGCCGTCTTTTAGATCACTTACAA AATACAAATGGGtttgtgtttaaaaatttgCAATGTTTGATCATCGATGAAGCTGATCGAATTCTTGAGATTGGTTTTGAAGAAGAAATGAAGCAAATTATCAGAATCTTACCCA aaaaaCGGCAAACGATGCTTTTCTCGGCTACCCAAACCAGAAAAGTAGAAGACTTGGCTCGATTATCTCTTAAAAAAGCTCCACTTTACGTTGGTGTAGACGATGACAAAGATGCTTCCACTGTGGAAGGATTGGAACAG GGTTACATCGTGGTACCAGCAGATAAaagatttttgttgttattcacATTCTTGaagaaaaacagaaagaagaaagtcATGGTTTTCTTCTCTTCGTGCAATTCTGTAAAATATCATGCGGAACTTTTAAACTATATTGATATTTCGGTCATGGATATACAC gGAAGGCAGAAGCAACAAAAACGAACGAGTACATTCTTTGAATTTTGTACTGCAGACAGTGGTATCTTGTTGTGTACAGATGTTGCAGCTCGTGGCCTTGATATTCCAGAAGTAGATTGGATAGTACAGTTTGATCCCCCAGATGATCCAAAG GAGTATATTCATCGCGTTGGTCGAACTGCTCGCGGGTCGCAAGGTCGTGGACATGCTCTACTCTTTTTACTGCCCGAGGAACTTGGATTTTTACGTTATTTGAAACATGCAAAG GTTCCTTTAAACGAATACGACTTCGCAAAAGCAAAGATATCTAATATACAGTTACAA CTGGAGAAGTTGATTCAGAAGAATTATTTTCTCAACAAATCTGCAAAAGATGGCTACCGTTCGTATTTACAAGCCTACGCATCACATCAACATCGAAATATATTTAACGTGGACACGTTAGACCTTCAAAAAGTAGGAAAATCTTTTGGGTTTACTGTGCCACCTGGTGTGAATTTAA ATGTGAACTCTAGCAAAGGTGACAAAATGAAGAAACGAAACGGTGCTCTTGTATACGGTGGCGGTGGTAGCCATGGTTACCAGCGCAAAAACACCGGAAAACCATTTCATAAAAAACAGAACGCTGGTCGAAGAAATTTCACTAGGTGA
- the LOC130641571 gene encoding uncharacterized protein LOC130641571 isoform X2 produces the protein MSEKRTKGNKVELKTFESWGKSDILGWKTEEKDGKVLVNYVWCKVCASLDNNMKHFHQKKHLKRLEKLQKIRKEKTKKNNGTANLEQEKTNEIVIVEDQHDVDKTTASAAPDYKEGLKKKKRKIKDDAEISKKEGEFKKAKSDETEENIEDDVQGKKTDDLKENTLEELPQAESSLLPTKEFKSLEALVCEKTLKGIADMGFTHMTEIQYKTVMPLLDGRDILGAAKTGSGKTLAFLIPAVELLYKLNFMPRNGTGIIIISPTRELSLQTFGVVRDLLQHHQQTFGIVMGGANRKQEAERLQRGVNLIVATPGRLLDHLQNTNGFVFKNLQCLIIDEADRILEIGFEEEMKQIIRILPKKRQTMLFSATQTRKVEDLARLSLKKAPLYVGVDDDKDASTVEGLEQGYIVVPADKRFLLLFTFLKKNRKKKVMVFFSSCNSVKYHAELLNYIDISVMDIHGRQKQQKRTSTFFEFCTADSGILLCTDVAARGLDIPEVDWIVQFDPPDDPKEYIHRVGRTARGSQGRGHALLFLLPEELGFLRYLKHAKVPLNEYDFAKAKISNIQLQLEKLIQKNYFLNKSAKDGYRSYLQAYASHQHRNIFNVDTLDLQKVGKSFGFTVPPGVNLNVNSSKGDKMKKRNGALVYGGGGSHGYQRKNTGKPFHKKQNAGRRNFTR, from the exons atgtctgaAAAAAGAACGAAAGGAAATAAAGTTgaattaaaaacttttgaaagttGGGGTAAATCAGATATTCTTGGTTGGAAGACAGAGGAAAAAGATGGAAAGGTGTTGGTGAACTATGTTTGGTGTAAAGTTTGTGCAAG TTTAGATAATAACATGAAACACTTTCACCAAAAGAAACACTTGAAAAGGCttgaaaaacttcaaaaaattcGCAAGGAGAAAACGAAAAAGAATAATGGAACAGCAAACTTAGAACAGGAGAAGACAAATGAAATTGTTATTGTGGAAGATCAACATGATGTGGACAAAACTACTGCTAGTGCTGCTCCAG ATTATAAGGAaggattgaaaaagaaaaaaagaaagataaaagATGATGCTGAAATTAGTAAGAAAGAAGGAG aatttaaaaaagcaaaatctgATGAAACAGAAGAGAATATTGAAGATGATGTGCAGGGAAAAAAAACAGATGACTTGAAAGAGAATACGTTGGAAGAGCTTCCCCAAGCAG AATCTAGCTTGCTGCCAACAAAAGAATTCAAGTCACTTGAGGCATTAGTTTGTGAGAAGACTTTAAAGGGAATTGCTGACATGGGGTTCACCCATATGACAGAAATCCAGTACAAAACTGTAATGCCATTATTGGATGGAAG AGATATACTTGGTGCTGCCAAGACTGGATCTGGAAAAACATTAGCCTTCCTCATACCAGCTGTTGAATTACTGTACAAACTCAATTTTATGCCAAGAAATG GAACTGGTATCATTATTATATCACCAACACGTGAATTATCATTGCAAACTTTTGGTGTCGTACGAGACTTGCTACAACACCACCAACAAACATTTGGAATTGTCATGGGAGGTGCAAACAGAAAACAAGAAGCAGAGCGTCTTCAGCGTGGAGTCAATCTGATCGTTGCCACACCTGGCCGTCTTTTAGATCACTTACAA AATACAAATGGGtttgtgtttaaaaatttgCAATGTTTGATCATCGATGAAGCTGATCGAATTCTTGAGATTGGTTTTGAAGAAGAAATGAAGCAAATTATCAGAATCTTACCCA aaaaaCGGCAAACGATGCTTTTCTCGGCTACCCAAACCAGAAAAGTAGAAGACTTGGCTCGATTATCTCTTAAAAAAGCTCCACTTTACGTTGGTGTAGACGATGACAAAGATGCTTCCACTGTGGAAGGATTGGAACAG GGTTACATCGTGGTACCAGCAGATAAaagatttttgttgttattcacATTCTTGaagaaaaacagaaagaagaaagtcATGGTTTTCTTCTCTTCGTGCAATTCTGTAAAATATCATGCGGAACTTTTAAACTATATTGATATTTCGGTCATGGATATACAC gGAAGGCAGAAGCAACAAAAACGAACGAGTACATTCTTTGAATTTTGTACTGCAGACAGTGGTATCTTGTTGTGTACAGATGTTGCAGCTCGTGGCCTTGATATTCCAGAAGTAGATTGGATAGTACAGTTTGATCCCCCAGATGATCCAAAG GAGTATATTCATCGCGTTGGTCGAACTGCTCGCGGGTCGCAAGGTCGTGGACATGCTCTACTCTTTTTACTGCCCGAGGAACTTGGATTTTTACGTTATTTGAAACATGCAAAG GTTCCTTTAAACGAATACGACTTCGCAAAAGCAAAGATATCTAATATACAGTTACAA CTGGAGAAGTTGATTCAGAAGAATTATTTTCTCAACAAATCTGCAAAAGATGGCTACCGTTCGTATTTACAAGCCTACGCATCACATCAACATCGAAATATATTTAACGTGGACACGTTAGACCTTCAAAAAGTAGGAAAATCTTTTGGGTTTACTGTGCCACCTGGTGTGAATTTAA ATGTGAACTCTAGCAAAGGTGACAAAATGAAGAAACGAAACGGTGCTCTTGTATACGGTGGCGGTGGTAGCCATGGTTACCAGCGCAAAAACACCGGAAAACCATTTCATAAAAAACAGAACGCTGGTCGAAGAAATTTCACTAGGTGA
- the LOC130641571 gene encoding uncharacterized protein LOC130641571 isoform X3 — translation MCCAQPEEFESACINKKIKMQVNLFSRGDYLLDLDNNMKHFHQKKHLKRLEKLQKIRKEKTKKNNGTANLEQEKTNEIVIVEDQHDVDKTTASAAPALDYKEGLKKKKRKIKDDAEISKKEGEFKKAKSDETEENIEDDVQGKKTDDLKENTLEELPQAESSLLPTKEFKSLEALVCEKTLKGIADMGFTHMTEIQYKTVMPLLDGRDILGAAKTGSGKTLAFLIPAVELLYKLNFMPRNGTGIIIISPTRELSLQTFGVVRDLLQHHQQTFGIVMGGANRKQEAERLQRGVNLIVATPGRLLDHLQNTNGFVFKNLQCLIIDEADRILEIGFEEEMKQIIRILPKKRQTMLFSATQTRKVEDLARLSLKKAPLYVGVDDDKDASTVEGLEQGYIVVPADKRFLLLFTFLKKNRKKKVMVFFSSCNSVKYHAELLNYIDISVMDIHGRQKQQKRTSTFFEFCTADSGILLCTDVAARGLDIPEVDWIVQFDPPDDPKEYIHRVGRTARGSQGRGHALLFLLPEELGFLRYLKHAKVPLNEYDFAKAKISNIQLQLEKLIQKNYFLNKSAKDGYRSYLQAYASHQHRNIFNVDTLDLQKVGKSFGFTVPPGVNLNVNSSKGDKMKKRNGALVYGGGGSHGYQRKNTGKPFHKKQNAGRRNFTR, via the exons ATGTGTTGCGCTCAACCAGAAGAATTTGAATCAGCttgtattaataaaaaaattaaaatgcaggTCAACTTGTTTTCTAGAGGGGATTATTTGTTAGA TTTAGATAATAACATGAAACACTTTCACCAAAAGAAACACTTGAAAAGGCttgaaaaacttcaaaaaattcGCAAGGAGAAAACGAAAAAGAATAATGGAACAGCAAACTTAGAACAGGAGAAGACAAATGAAATTGTTATTGTGGAAGATCAACATGATGTGGACAAAACTACTGCTAGTGCTGCTCCAG CTTTAGATTATAAGGAaggattgaaaaagaaaaaaagaaagataaaagATGATGCTGAAATTAGTAAGAAAGAAGGAG aatttaaaaaagcaaaatctgATGAAACAGAAGAGAATATTGAAGATGATGTGCAGGGAAAAAAAACAGATGACTTGAAAGAGAATACGTTGGAAGAGCTTCCCCAAGCAG AATCTAGCTTGCTGCCAACAAAAGAATTCAAGTCACTTGAGGCATTAGTTTGTGAGAAGACTTTAAAGGGAATTGCTGACATGGGGTTCACCCATATGACAGAAATCCAGTACAAAACTGTAATGCCATTATTGGATGGAAG AGATATACTTGGTGCTGCCAAGACTGGATCTGGAAAAACATTAGCCTTCCTCATACCAGCTGTTGAATTACTGTACAAACTCAATTTTATGCCAAGAAATG GAACTGGTATCATTATTATATCACCAACACGTGAATTATCATTGCAAACTTTTGGTGTCGTACGAGACTTGCTACAACACCACCAACAAACATTTGGAATTGTCATGGGAGGTGCAAACAGAAAACAAGAAGCAGAGCGTCTTCAGCGTGGAGTCAATCTGATCGTTGCCACACCTGGCCGTCTTTTAGATCACTTACAA AATACAAATGGGtttgtgtttaaaaatttgCAATGTTTGATCATCGATGAAGCTGATCGAATTCTTGAGATTGGTTTTGAAGAAGAAATGAAGCAAATTATCAGAATCTTACCCA aaaaaCGGCAAACGATGCTTTTCTCGGCTACCCAAACCAGAAAAGTAGAAGACTTGGCTCGATTATCTCTTAAAAAAGCTCCACTTTACGTTGGTGTAGACGATGACAAAGATGCTTCCACTGTGGAAGGATTGGAACAG GGTTACATCGTGGTACCAGCAGATAAaagatttttgttgttattcacATTCTTGaagaaaaacagaaagaagaaagtcATGGTTTTCTTCTCTTCGTGCAATTCTGTAAAATATCATGCGGAACTTTTAAACTATATTGATATTTCGGTCATGGATATACAC gGAAGGCAGAAGCAACAAAAACGAACGAGTACATTCTTTGAATTTTGTACTGCAGACAGTGGTATCTTGTTGTGTACAGATGTTGCAGCTCGTGGCCTTGATATTCCAGAAGTAGATTGGATAGTACAGTTTGATCCCCCAGATGATCCAAAG GAGTATATTCATCGCGTTGGTCGAACTGCTCGCGGGTCGCAAGGTCGTGGACATGCTCTACTCTTTTTACTGCCCGAGGAACTTGGATTTTTACGTTATTTGAAACATGCAAAG GTTCCTTTAAACGAATACGACTTCGCAAAAGCAAAGATATCTAATATACAGTTACAA CTGGAGAAGTTGATTCAGAAGAATTATTTTCTCAACAAATCTGCAAAAGATGGCTACCGTTCGTATTTACAAGCCTACGCATCACATCAACATCGAAATATATTTAACGTGGACACGTTAGACCTTCAAAAAGTAGGAAAATCTTTTGGGTTTACTGTGCCACCTGGTGTGAATTTAA ATGTGAACTCTAGCAAAGGTGACAAAATGAAGAAACGAAACGGTGCTCTTGTATACGGTGGCGGTGGTAGCCATGGTTACCAGCGCAAAAACACCGGAAAACCATTTCATAAAAAACAGAACGCTGGTCGAAGAAATTTCACTAGGTGA